The DNA sequence GGAGATAAATCTTATATCCCTATTCCTGTGACTTCCttcagacttgaatattttcagttttaatgaacGATGTGCCGCCTATTGTGTATTATCAACAATTTTACAAACTTATGGTTTGTTCATAATTCAGTGTTCAGGACAGAGAATTCAGAAGGAAGGCAGGGGTAATGTGATAAACACCGGAAAGGGAGAACATGATTGTGTCTATAAGCATTGACTTTTCAGTCAACAACATGCCCATGCTACCTGTATTTGTAGaaatcatgtacatatatattgacTCAGTTTGATGCTGAGgcgttattgagtatttgaagcacgggaatgcatttggaactgaCTGCATCAGCCCGAGGTGTCAAATTAAATAttcccggaaattggccaacacatgatgtttatcgacattgtaaacacaaaagtaagcCAAAGGGTTTTACTATCTGCACTCGTTCACATCGAGTACAGGttcagcagtgaagtgtcaacAGCTGGCTGTTTCAGCTGGATAACATggcagcatctggagttgctcatttgtgatgtcattcatACTTTACGTCAcagtatgatttgaatgatgtcaccactgttgatgacacaacaaaacaattgtttgcgtgGTTTCTATGTGTCAATACACAGTGAaaagtcttgcagtttccgggaatctaataccatttgatcatgtttttcaaccaatcggattacagaacacagtgacttttggtttacaatgtatcATCAATCATCTGATTGCGGACAGTTTTCTTGAAGAGTGATGACACAGGTCAAAACAAAACCCAGCCACAACAGCATACACACTGACACGTGTGTTTGGTTtgctgtatgcatgtgtgtttagtTTGTTGTATGGAtgtgtgtttggttgtttgtatgcatgtgtgtttggttGGTTGTATGCATGTGTGAATTCATTGCAGTGTGAGCAAGGTGaacacaaaagaaaaacaaaacatttcttaatcaaactgaaatatatttaggCAGATGAGAGCAGACTTCTAGTGTGAATGCATTTGCTGATATTGAAGGTGTGTCAGCGGACAGCTCTTTCCAACAAAACAGGGTTTATTCTTTTGTAAGTAAGGGGGTGAGTAAGTGCTGTAAGAATGACTGACGTGCCATGTTTACATTATGTGCTGTATCCATCCTCACATGCCAACACTGTAATGAAGTTCAAATATGGAACACCTTTATTCCAAGTTGTTATGACAACAAGTTGGTTAACTACCAAATGCTTGTATCTGGTTATACTGGAACTGTGTGGATGGAACACACAGATTCCCTACTGATGTGTCAGTATAGGCTTGGCCTGAAGTACATGGATTAAACACAGACAGATGGTTTATAATGAGGGATAAAATCTACAGTCACCACATTCACCCACCATGGAATGTTGGGCTACTGTCTTCAAGGAGCAAGGTGTGTATCTATCGCTGATGTCATAAGATCAACCCACAGCAGTAGCAGTTGCGTAGGTTTCACGATTGTTATGCCAAATGCAGTCACAATAGCCTTGACAAAGTAAGATAATTACAAACTGGATTGAAATCACAATACTTGAATATTTTCACAAGCATGCAATAATTGCTGCAAATATCATGTGGTATGGTACGCTAGTTCAACATAACAATATCAAACCAAGACTATTTGTGACATTTACAGGCTATAAAACACATTGATAACTTGCGAGTATACGGTAATCATACCATGTATGTTACACTTGATGGAAACACAATTTTGTGAGTAGCTCTCGTTCAGCAAAGATCATCATTTATTGCTCAGACATATTATTTTTGTACTGTATTTTATTTGTCTTGTACAGCTCATACTCATACTCAAAATGCATACCTGTCTCTGCCTATTGCACTTTGAATGCATTGGGTAATGCAAAAATTTTCAAATGAAGATTTCAGTGTGTTGTATGAACATTACCCAAATCATAAATTTGCATAAGGTAACAATTAGAATAATTGTGCCTTAGAAATTGTCCTGCATTTATTTTCCataattacattttgtacatgcCTGTCTGTACATCTTGTGTTAGGGCATTGACTTAGGGTGTTGACAATTACACATGTTTTCAGTGAAGTTATTATTGTTGTTGGATTTACCAAGCATGCATGCCAGCTTTCATGTTGATGCTGGAAATACCCATACTGAATTCATACATAGAACTATTTAGGACTTTAACACAAGACATGCATTGTAGGTGATGTTGTGTGAGAGGAGATGCACAGTGTGTGATCAGTATGTTGAAAGTAGAAATTATAAGAATATAATTGTGCTGGGAAGTCTGGCTGCTGACTGAAGACAGTCTTTGTTCTGGTGAGTCTGGCTACTGACTGAAGACAGTCCTTGTTCTGGTGAGTCTGGCTGCTGACTGAAGACAGTCCTTGTTCTGGTGAGTCTGGCTACTGACTGAAGACAGTTCTCATGCTGGTGAGTGGCTACTGACTGAAGACAGTCCTCGTGCTGGTGAGTCTGGCTGCTGACTTAAGACATTGTGCTGGTGAGTCAGGCACTGAAGACAGTCCTTGTTCTGGTGGGTCTGGCTACTGAATGAAGACAGTCCTTGTTCTGGTTAGTCTGGCTGCTGACTGAAGACATTGTGCTGGTGAGTCAGGAAATGAAGACAGTCCTTGTGCTGGTGAGTCTGGCTACTGATTGAAGACAGTCCTTGTGCTGTTTAGTCTGGCTGTTGACTGAAGACATTGTGCTGATGAGTCAGGCACTAGAGACAGTCCTTGTGCTGGTGAGTCTAGCTGAAGACTGAAGACAGTCCTTGTGCTGGTGAGTCTGGCACTGAAGATAGTCCTCGTGCAAGTGGGTCTTGCTACTGACTGAAGACAGTCCTCATGCTGGTGAGTCTGGCTACTGATTGAAGACAGTCCTCGTGCTGGTGAGTCAGGTGACTGACTGAGGACATTGTGCTGGTGCTGGCTTCTGACTACTGACTGAAGATAATGTTAAAGCAGTTGGTAAAAAACCCCGTGGAAGCCCTTGACTACTTTTCCATGTATTGAACGACTTCTGTATTTTTTGTCCTCCATTCTCCATACccagaaaaatacaacaacatatGGCAGCAGACAGCTGAAGGCAACAAAAGACAAAAAGTAGTCTGACACACACAGTAGTACGTATTCACTCAGTGTTCAAAATAATCATCAGCCCAGAGGCCCACTAGATATTGAATCGGGCCAGCAGTTTTGTGTATTTGCtggcccttgtggccttcagtaaattatctgtcagttTGGGTATCATCTGGAATCTTTCGGATGATTGCTTTCTTTATTCTTGTTCAGgaatcatgttaaaatattttgacagttCCACTTGCATTTCTGCATTAtgcgcataggaatgtcaacaccagttttCAAGGAATAAAAAACTCTCTGTGCCATAGACTTCTCTAACTGATTTTTGGAAACAGTGTGTAACAGTATAGTCAGTTTTGATTTAATTGGTTTGACTTAAagaaaatgggcctgcagatttcattcagggttGTTAGATTTTATAGCCTGCAGgcagcagcaggccctgatggtcAACTGGTAAATTatagtattgcaaacactgtacGGATAAACCCCCCTCATCATGCCCTTTTGTTCCAATTCAGCTCCAGGTGCCTGCTACATAATCATGGTGGACTACGTTTCTGTGCATTGGACTGCTCTTTGTCCTCCATTCTCCATACACAGAAAAATACATCATCATACGGCAACACTCAGCCAGCTGCAACAAAGGCAAAAACTAGTCTGACACACACAGTAGTATGCATGATGGGGTTCCTGCTACAAACCCCCATGTCGTGCCCTATCAGTACAGTCCAACTCTCAGTGCCTACTGAAAAATCATTGTGGGACTAGCTTTCTGTGTGTTGGACTACTTTGTATTTGGAGTAGTATAGTACATGCTCATTAAAGGCAAAAAcacaacatttaattttttactGGCCACATTGATCTCCCAATTTTTGTATCTGGTAATCATCATAATGAACCACAGCtctgtttttgatgaaaatatgTGAAAGGACAATGTACCCTTGTTATACACATGCTTTATGCACCTGTGATATACACctgcatcctcaatatctccaggatatacgttccgataagtctccactataccctggacgcatctacggctctgcccgataaatttattacctcccttgactgtcttttgatccaatcaggtgtctatgctgggaagttgagcgaaccaatcacaactcactttcgttttttgaattatctaaaccttcgcagttgcgactgctacctttgttgacactggctaTCGGTTGTAACgacggcctagctgattggctactgtgagaaggcggagccaggaAAGGGagttaataaatttatcgggcagagccgttgatgcgtccagggtatagtggagacttatcggaacgtataccctggagatatcgaggatgatacACCTGCGAACACCTCCATTTTACACCTTCATTATACACCAGTaataaaaacatgcattttacCCAAGCATCAATATTATCTTGGAGTATTATACTCCTGGGGGATTGCTTTGTGTTACATAGCCTATCTATGACATTACAATAGTGCCAGTTTTAGGTTTGGTTTTGTCTTTTGACTTAATTATAATAGTTGGCATTTCTGGGGaaggaaatgaaaataatatgatCAGGTGAAAATAACTACAAAAGGACTGAATAATGCATAGCTGCAGATGAATATGCTATTGATTATGATCAGTGCAATATCCCATTAAGACTGTTCGCCCAGTGCAGTGATAGAGAATGTGCAGTACACACTAATGCTGACTGGCACTTTAGGAGTGCACAAACAATCacaaccaatgacatgtgtcaaaagagtcagcgagcctgatggAGATATTCTAACTGCTTGGACATTACTGTTTTAGGTTTATACCTGTATGACTACTGCTGTTACCGGGGAACATTTTCACAGCTTAACAACAGGTGTAATGGTGGCCAAAAATGGAAGGACTTTTCTTCAGTACTATTTAATCAGTGCAGATATGTTGTCATTGTTACAAATAAAGGAAAACATAAAAGgataagtgttcctttattcttttccaggtttctccactgtgggtgaaattctggaaatagaTAAAGGAACCTTTCATGTGTTCTCATACATGTTTCTTTGAGAGCATGTATATATCTAGTTGTGTGGTAATATCTTACACTTTTGTTTTTTCTCGTGTCTGTACTGGGAACAAAATCTCTTTTAATACATCTGAAAACACCAGACTAAGATGTCCCTTGATCAAGATTGGTTAAGATTACTGAACTGTTTCGTTCATCTGTCTATTCTATAACTGTTTCATATACCTCTATTTGTTGAACAACAGTAAGAAGGAACCTGTTTCAATCAAGGGATTGAACTGAAATGAAAAGAACTGATAAGTCAACAGAAGACTGGCAAATTTCTGAATGAGGGAGAACTCAGAAAGGTGATCATTACTCTTGTGGACTTTTGACATGTAAATCAGTTACACCTTGGGCATTCAAAACTAAAATATCAGGACAGCTGTACACAGAATATTAGTAAGACATTAGACCGTGCTATTGCAAGAATGCCTATGAAAAAGTACTACATGTTTTATTTATCAGATTCCAATGGTATATCTGAAGTTATATGATGCTAATTGTTAAATCCACTCAAGATAATACAATGAAGATACCaactttgtcagttgattgaatgtgtatatgtatgttgtcACCGTTTTGGGTCAAGGGACTCAGTCACTGACCTTGGTCGTACAGAGGAACATGAACATCTCATTTATACTTGAATGGAGTTTGAATATATGTTTATGTCCTTGTTTAACTCTTTTGTCCATGAAATTATACATTACATATGTGTGTCTTAGTCTCTGTCCTTGGTTATTATTCTCTTCTCATGCCCATAAAAACAGCTGCTGACCTCGTGAAATGTCTATAATTATATAGTATGATAATAACATGTGGAGCATCATTCCAGCAAGTGTTGTTGGTATTGTGTGGACTCCAGCATCAGGATCATCACTGAAATGGTATGAATGCTGAAGGAATCCTCAGTGAAGCCTAATTATACTCTCTCTGTGTCAGGAGGGATCATCTTGACTGATGAGGTGGTAAGGCCTGTTTGAAGACAATACCCGTTGAAGTGTAGGAAGATAGGGGAGGAGGTGGAGGAAATAATTCTCCCTATGAACAGTGGGATGGATGGAGGAAGCAATCCTCCCTGTGTACGGTATGTGGGTAGTGGAAGTAATCCTCCCTGTGTACAGTAAGGGGGTATGGGAAGCATCCCTCCCTGTGTACAGGGTGGGGGTAATTGAAGTAAGCCTCCCTGTGTATGGAGTGGGGGTGGTGGTAGTAATGTAGGTGGGGGTGTGAGGGATACTGTAATCCTCCCTGTGTACTGTGATGAAGCAGGGGAAGTAATCCTCCCTGTGTATGATGACAGAGTGGGGAAAGTAATCCTCCCTGTGTACGGTGTGGCGGTAGGGGAAGTTATCCTGTGTACAGTGCAGGGATGGTGGGGGTAATTGAAGTCTTAGCCTCCCTGTGTATGGGGTGGGGGAAGGGAAAGTAATCCTCCCTGTGTATGGAGTGGGGGTGGTGGTAGTAATGTAGGTGGGGGTGTGAGGGATAGTAATCCTCCCTGTGACAGTGCGGGGGTAGTCGTAGTAATCCTCCCTGTGTACAGTGCGGGGGTGGTAGTAGTAATCCTCCCTGTGTACAGTGCgggggtggtggtagtagtaatccTCCCTGTGTACAGTGCTGGGGTAGTAGTAATCCTCCCTGTGTACAGTGCTGGGGTGGTAGTAATTCTCCCTGTGTACAGTGTGGGGGTGGTGGTAGTAATCCTCCCTGTGTACAGTGCGAGGGTGGTGGTAGTAATCCTCCCTGTGTACAGTGCGGGGGTGGTAGTAGTAATCCTCCCTGTGTACAGTGCgggggtggtggtagtagtaatccTCCCTGTGTACAGTGCGGGGGTGGTAGTAGTAATCCTCCCTGTGTACAGTGCgggggtggtggtagtagtaatccTCCCTGTGTACAGTGCTGGGGTAGTAGTAATCCTCCCTGTGTACAGTGCTGGGGTGGTAGTAATCCTCCCTGTGTACAGTGCGGGAGAGGTGGTAGTAGTCCATCCTGTGTACAGTGCaggggtggtggtagtagtCCTCCCTGTGTACAGTGCaggggtggtggtagtagtCCTCCCTGTGTACAGTGCAGGGGTGGTGGTAGTAATCCTCCTTGTGTACAGTGCAGGGGTGATGGTAGTAGTCCTCCCTGTGTACAGTGCGGGAGAGGTGGTAGTAATCCTCCCTGTGTACAGTGCAGGGGTGGTGGTAGTAATTCTCCCTGTGTACAGTGCGGGGGTGGTGGTAGTAATTCTCCCTGTGTACAGTGCgggggtggtggtagtagtaatccTCCCTGTGTACAGTGCAGGGGTGGTGGTAGTCCTCCCTGTGTACAGTGCTGGGGTGGTAGTAATTCTCCCTGTGTACAGTGCGGGGGTGGTGGTAGTAATCCTCCCTGTGTACAGTGCGAGGGTGGTGGTAGTAATCCTCCCTGTGTACAGTGCGGGGGTGGTAGTAGTAATCCTCCCTGTGTACAGTGCgggggtggtggtagtagtaatccTCCCTGTGTACAGTGCGGGGGTGGTAGTAGTAATCCTCCCTGTGTACAGTGCgggggtggtggtagtagtaatccTCCCTGTGTACAGTGCTGGGGTAGTAGTAATCCTCCCTGTGTACAGTGCTGGGGTGGTAGTAATCCTCCCTGTGTACAGTGCGGGAGAGGTGGTAGTAGTCCATCCTGTGTACAGTGCaggggtggtggtagtagtCCTCCCTGTGTACAGTGCaggggtggtggtagtagtCCTCCCTGTGTACAGTGCAGGGGTGGTGGTAGTAATCCTCCTTGTGTACAGTGCAGGGGTGATGGTAGTAGTCCTCCCTGTGTACAGTGCGGGAGAGGTGGTAGTAATCCTCCCTGTGTACAGTGCAGGGGTGGTGGTAGTAATTCTCCCTGTGTACAGTGCGGGGGTGGTGGTAGTAATTCTCCCTGTGTACAGTGCgggggtggtggtagtagtaatccTCCCTGTGTACAGTGCAGGGGTGGTGGTAGTCCTCCCTGTGTACAGTGCTGGGGTGGTAGTAATTCTCCCTGTGTACAGTGCGGGGGTGGTGGTAGTAATCCTCCCTGAGTACAGTGCGagggtggtggtagtagtaatccTCCCTGTGTACAGTGCAGGGGTGGTGGTAGTAATCCTCCCTGTGTACAGTGCGGGGGTGGTGGTAGTAATCCTCCCTGTGTACAGTGCAGGGGTGGTGGTAGTAATCCTCCCTGTGTACAGTGCaggggtggtggtagtagtCCTCCCTGTGTACAGTGCAGGGGTGGTGGTAGTAATCCTCCCTGTGTACAGTGCaggggtggtggtagtagtCCTCCCTGTGTACAGTGCAGGGGTGGTGGTAGTAATCCTCCCTGTGTACAGTGCAGGGGTGGTGGTAGTAATCCTCCCTGTGTACAGTGCAGGGGTGGTGGTAGTAATCCTCCCTGTGTACAGTGTGGGGGTGGTAGTAGTAATCCTTCCTGTGTACAGTGTGGGGGTGGTAGTAGTAATCCTCCCTGTCCTTGTGTACCATTGGGAGGGGAGAACAAGATTCTGACATATGATGTCCTCACACAACTTTACCTCTGTTAGTCCACTTTTGTTAATGAAGTTGTACACTTGGAATGTGTACAGTGAATGTGATCAGGGGTGTCACATTCAGCATGCACACCTACACACCAGCATTGAATATCACAGCCGATGAATGGGGGAAATAATCAGACATTGCTTTGGCATGCCTCCAAATTACGATTAACTTTCCAAGTTCCTCTGGAGTCTGTTTGTTAGAATGTACATTTACCACCGATGTGTTATGTAGATTCTGACATCAGTGCTGAGACAACAGGTCAGAATGTGGACATAGTAAGTATTCAATCGATGACTGTAACCCAGTATGtgcaatgataatgaatcatagacTCAGTAATGGCTAGTCATTGTAAGATGCTGAATGTAAACTTCTGACAGCATCATGCATAAAGGAGTGACTGTAAAGGCTTTGCAGTTATGGTGTAAATAACAAACAGGAGATTACTGAAAGTTCTTTATGATCTATCAGGTAATAGAAGCTGACTGCGTCCCCATCTTGCAATGAGAGGCTCTGTCAGGTAGGATTATCATCTCCATCATGCTAGTTAACTCTACCTGCCTCACTGAACTTAATGATCGACATATAAGCCAGtatgtttcatttgttgagGTTCCCTTGAGATCAGTGTGCCATATAACACTAGCTGGATAGTGATGCATTATAGATGCTTGTCCCCTCTTTCTGTAGCTGGCTGTGTTGGAAATGGCTGACTCAAAGAAGCTTTGCACATAGGAGCGGGTGGTTTCAGAATGCAGAATGCAATCAATGTGTTTTGTTGACAAAACAAATCTACCCAAACTGCTTTGTTTGCAAAGTAAGGAATTCCACACACTCCTCACCTAATTATCTGACTTCATCCATAGGCAGTCCTGTTACTGGTCCATTTCACTTTCCAACAAGACCAGTGGCTGTATTATTACATGTTGATTGTTTGCCAGTGGTACAATCCAGTGAGAGAGACAGGCAAATGAGCCCTATTGTCCTCTAGAAGCTTACCTCACTGATCCAAGTTGGAGGATAACCCTCAGTCATTACAAAAGTCAGATTACCTTAGTGTGGCATGCGCAGACTTCTGTGGGTAAGGTGTAATCAGAACTTCTGGAAATTGATCAACAAGAACTTTGTCAACACAACATTTGTCTTGTGTTTCTCCACTGTGTGATAGGGGAAAACTTATATTGTAGGTAAGTCACCATGGGTCACTGAGTTAGGAATGAAGCAGAACTTATTCACTAAGTTGCAACTGTTGTCAGCTGGCTTACAGGTTTATTTACCCACCAGTGTAACAACTGACATTCATCAATCTACCTCCTATTGTTACATTTATTTATGGATTCTACACATTCAGtggaaaataaaatgtttaaccTTTTCTCAAAGTTAATCAAACTGGGTCTTTCTGTTGACATAGAGCAGACTTTGTGTAAACTTTCATTCGAATCCACATATTTTAAAGTCCGTCATATTATTATTGCATGAACTGACTTCAAACAATGCTATGTGTATGTAGGTGTCCATGACTACATGGCAGATATTTAATATAATATGTTTTAATGATACTAATAATGTTCCTTGATTTGAGAATGAGGTATTGAACTGTGTCAAAACAGATCTAGACACAGTTTGAAGAAATTAGAAGGCGCCAAGCCATCAGTTATCATTTTACCCAGTGACAAGGGACAGTATCTTGTAATACTGTGTTTAGCTGCATTTCTCATCCAAGCTGAATTTGTTGCTGTTATGTAACTTTATGTGAAGCCACATCTGGTGTTGCTTACACCAGACAATGTTGCAGTGATCAGTCCAGATACCATGTATGAACACTTGTTCACGGATTACACATGTCTCAGTCAGTATTTTACCAGGCTCCTGGGAGTGTGTTGTGTCAGTCCTCAGTGCTGCAACTGACAACCACAATACAGTCACCCATGAAAACACCTGAAGTACTGTCCACCTTATGAAGACAAACAAACTGACTGTGGGTGTCTGTCAGCCTTACTTTGTTAATACATGTCTAACACTTGATGTTGAGCTGAAGTTGCCCTTATCACACCTTTACAGATCCAACACCTGATGTTGAGCTGAAGTTGCCCTTATCACACCTTTACAGATCCAACACTTGATGTTGAGCTGAAGTTGCCCTTATCACACCTTTACAGATCCAACACCTGATGTTGAGCTGAAGTTGCCCTTATCACACCTTTACAGATCCAACACTTGATGTTGAGCTGAAGTTGCCCTTATCACACCTTTACAGATCCAACATCTGATGTTGAGCTGAAGTTGCCCTTATCACACCTTTACAGATCCAACATCTGATGTTGAGCTGAAGTTGCCCTTATCACACCTTTACAGATCCAACATCTGATGTTGAGCCAATGTTCCTAACATGCCATCTGGCATCACACTGCTATTACTCAGTGGGTGTTGTAGGTAAACACCCACTCATGGAAGACATGTTTTGCAATATTGCAGTCTGATGTTCCTCTTTCCTCAAATGATACACAAATGTTTAGATAACCACAGGCCCAATACACACAGGTGAATACTTTACATTCACAGTACTAATGCTTTATGCTGAATCTAAAACTTTAGAgtgaatttgaaaatatttttctgaaatttgtttacacagtttttatgtttttcaatgtGTGAAGGAGGAAGACATTGACTCCTTCTTTGGCAGCAGTCCAAGGGACATGCAGATCACCAGCCACCTATGATGATAAGTTAAGTTTCACTGAAAACTCTGGACCTAAAACATTGAATAATTGATTATATATTGACAGTAGTATACATAAAGAACTCGATATCTGGCTTCTCAAGTGAAATCTCTTGAGATTTGAAGTAGGTGAATCAACAAtgcttgtttacatttcaatgCATCAATTATTGAGGTGTGCTAGCTACCAAAGTTATCAGAACAGTACTAGTCTGTCTGTAGGGAGACATAGTCAACATCAGGATAACAACAACAGGCAAGTGTGAGTATGTGTCTAAATTAAATTTATCgtatttcaaaatttcataaCTAATGTGGTTCATCTAAATATGATGATCCTAAGAGAATATATTCCAATTGTATCTATTTATGTGACACAAGCCCAGTATGGACCTCTTCATACATTGTTGTTCAAATCAGAAATTAAGATATTCTTTCATATCACTGAAACTAAACTTGTTAAAAAATTAACAGCTGTTTCTTTGTTTGCCTGTGCATGACTGCCATAGTGGAAGGCAGTAGGTTTGTCTATTTTGTCCTTGttgcatgaaaacatgacatcTAACCAGAACAGAATATGAATCTTTGAGATCAGTGTTTCTTTGTATAGAGTTGGATTAAAATGATTGACAAACCAGTCTTCCTGTTGAAGAAAGAAGGATAGACAAAAAGTGGAAACCTCAAAGAATATTTCTCAGGGACTGACAAGCAATAAAGATGTGTTTTTGAATGGTTTTTATGCATTTAtctagtttgtctcacagtagctcaaccacat is a window from the Haliotis asinina isolate JCU_RB_2024 chromosome 9, JCU_Hal_asi_v2, whole genome shotgun sequence genome containing:
- the LOC137297159 gene encoding uncharacterized protein, producing MVHKDREDYYYHPHTVHRKDYYYHPHTVHREDYYHHPCTVHREDYYHHPCTVHREDYYHHPCTVHREDYYHHPCTVHREDYYHHPCTVHREDYYHHPCTVHREDYYHHPCTVHREDYYHHPRTVHREDYYHHPCTVHREDYYYHHPRTVLREDYYHHPRTVHRENYYHPSTVHREDYHHPCTVHREDYYYHHPRTVHRENYYHHPRTVHRENYYHHPCTVHREDYYHLSRTVHREDYYHHPCTVHKEDYYHHPCTVHREDYYHHPCTVHREDYYHHPCTVHRMDYYHLSRTVHREDYYHPSTVHREDYYYPSTVHREDYYYHHPRTVHREDYYYHPRTVHREDYYYHHPRTVHREDYYYHPRTVHREDYYHHPRTVHREDYYHHPRTVHRENYYHPSTVHREDYHHPCTVHREDYYYHHPRTVHRENYYHHPRTVHRENYYHHPCTVHREDYYHLSRTVHREDYYHHPCTVHKEDYYHHPCTVHREDYYHHPCTVHREDYYHHPCTVHRMDYYHLSRTVHREDYYHPSTVHREDYYYPSTVHREDYYYHHPRTVHREDYYYHPRTVHREDYYYHHPRTVHREDYYYHPRTVHREDYYHHPRTVHREDYYHHPHTVHRENYYHPSTVHREDYYYPSTVHREDYYYHHPRTVHREDYYYHPRTVHREDYYDYPRTVTGRITIPHTPTYITTTTPTPYTGRITFPSPTPYTGRLRLQLPPPSLHCTQDNFPYRHTVHREDYFPHSVIIHREDYFPCFITVHREDYSIPHTPTYITTTTPTPYTGRLTSITPTLYTGRDASHTPLLYTGRITSTTHIPYTGRIASSIHPTVHRENYFLHLLPYLPTLQRVLSSNRPYHLISQDDPS